One Echeneis naucrates chromosome 1, fEcheNa1.1, whole genome shotgun sequence DNA segment encodes these proteins:
- the LOC115040459 gene encoding calmodulin-regulated spectrin-associated protein 3-like, producing MVDSPGAMKTTFSVPEIKPLDQYDFNRAKIRASVRWLLSKSYGSAENVPVELREPLYKDQYEQEHLKPAVSKLLLSPEIYCRAQALLAQAHGVSAPPSQGSPADNSALLQFLIKRGFAPKVQDVDVTEEDLSKVPIKTKSHLAMMDALMSLAAKETVGRVKMAAEAEQMGVGSPWENALLFWVNRLNQKLRESTEEEEPVKSQTSNNLQPVPDTCQSSRWYWKLVPHAIAFCLKESGNKPPVIRYRKDKVQSKLTPTFPLVSAVKDLSNGCAVAAVLHFYCPSLLPLEDVCLKDTMSVADSLYNLQLIKEFCESSLQSCCPLAVEDLLYAPPVLHLNIMSFISELLEWFEVKKPEFVRPIQPIDLTDVSGLLDCTSPMTGHSNSGSPSFIFKQPFVPISSPVSPDNKSWTKKQISRPLSAVTFSIPFGLDSDVDIVMGNPIDSVFRSVSTDSLTTGIPAMTSPVTSAGMNCVPYSSPGDISHLVSASAPSQRSSWGPYAHGAPLGELPTIEEALQVLHTPGKDRKKGRTPEKGGRGVLAGRAEPRLRPEGAPAGFFLHSPEEDNPQLSSSAPCRSGVLYRPVGGEVGDSERQGRGERRERSGRSSEMSRDDDSVLRDGSVDSSELSDDVPRNAPGNIRPNNGRQGNHSTSNSPRMTSFAERRDNRRRHPAAPGEESATAPTPTTPGTPHTPSTPAGAPGHQDSPGPRGPEPSPEAWELGARLEEKRKSIEAQKRRIEAIFAKHRQRLGKTAFLQLKREQGEGGGEGDVEDNLTLEERLTRMEEQLKQEEEKEKQEKEKGDDKDKEKLPVSNPPRLEKQVTFSVESKKGAEKEKAGEGVLVEYNEVVQKLSEALQSLQKDMQKLTEQQQQLMSSQRPRNTPKSTPKSTLRSNIKTPPRTPPHTPTKTPPRTPTKTPTKNNSKAWVIPSSSNAPSASSPSRRSHALSLSTSPKTVISSSCPAPRTKIHSSSTPRSPKHHPRPPNHHPHPRPSELKFPPLTRVLTVTQTVDTLPHLRRVSPSKCQVQTSSSFRIGGPQTPQESPQPAQQQQADENTSETGSSETPTQFSLELELEDTEAGGGGMPVLSQPRQDRPGAAGGSSSGAPSECSFESETLSLSAAYSAVSGAARGGRAEKHCSLIEVSLSSLGGPEGGSDEPTDEGQEFSSDSMSDNTESAGEPARGLVTDPFDPLEQLNLATEAPDLPEEHAEPKEQPGQTGTLEPSGEQNELETRGGIGFFFKEEIHSEGDMAQRRALLLERQQKRAEELKRRRQWHEQERENRFPPSEKRAASPSNTPPAGTTSPSPTPPATPARRGDFTRGEYARRQQLRIMDDFDKVLRQKTSNQGRSSAKKSRSRPRSMTREETQLSPAKGATGSKLTKVYSHSSLNLAATDEPGNPNKKPNSSRPNSPAGCATPSRLANQNGDKDWESGSNGTSPAPEYTGLKLFKEPSFKSNKFIIHNALSRCCLAGKVNESQKKKIVEEMEKSPANHFLILFRDSSCQFRGVYTMNPDSQELVRLVGIGPRTISSTQVESIYKYSSDRKQFSTIPSKTMGMSVDAFTIPGHLWQGGAAAAAGGGGSRRASVTKKAVISK from the exons ATGGTGGACTCTCCCGGCGCGATGAAAACCACCTTCTCGGTGCCGGAGATCAAACCTCTGGACCAGTACGACTTCAACCGGGCCAAGATCCGCGCCAGCGTCCGGTGGCTGCTGTCGAAGTCCTACGGCTCTGCAG aaaATGTCCCCGTGGAGCTGCGGGAGCCGCTTTACAAAGATCAGTATGAACAAGAACACCTCAAGCCGGCCGTctccaagctgctcctctcCCCGGAGATCTACTGCCGAGCTCAGGCCCTGCTGGCCCAGGCACACGGGGTCTCCGCGCCGCCGTCGCAGGGCTCCCCCGCCGACAACTCGGCCCTGCTGCAGTTCCTGATCAAGAGGGGTTTCGCTCCGAAGGTCCAGGACGTAGACGTCACCGAGGAGGACCTCAGCAAAGTCCCCATCAAGACA AAATCCCACCTCGCCATGATGGACGCTCTGATGTCACTGGCTGCTAAAGAGACGGTCGGTCGGGTGAAGATGGCGGCGGAGGCGGAGCAGATGGGTGTCGGCTCTCCGTGGGAGAACGCCCTGCTGTTCTGGGTCAACAGG CTGAACCAGAAGTTAAGAGAGAgcacagaagaggaggagcccGTTAAGTCGCAGACGAGTAACAACCTGCAGCCTGTTCCGGATAcg TGTCAGTCCAGCCGTTGGTACTGGAAACTAGTCCCC cATGCTATCGCTTTTTGTTTGAAGGAGTCGGGGAATAAGCCGCCAGTG ATCCGCTATAGGAAGGACAAAGTGCAGTCCAAGCTGACTCCTACTTTCCCTCTGGTCTCTGCCGTCAAAGATCTGTCTAATGGATGCGcagttgctgctgttttgcatttctACTGCCCCAGCTTGCTGCCTCTGGAGG ATGTGTGCCTGAAGGACACCATGTCAGTGGCTGACAGTCTCTACAACCTGCAGCTGATCAAGGAGTTTTGTGAGAGCAGTTTGCAGAGCTGCTGCCCTCTGGCTGTAGAGGACCTGCTGTACGCTCCCCCCGTTCTCCAC TTGAACATCATGAGCTTCATATCGGAACTGCTGGAGTGGTTTGAGGTCAAGAAGCCAGAATTTGTCCGGCCCATACAACCCATCGACCTCACAG ATGTCTCAGGGTTACTGGACTGTACTAGTCCTATGACCGGACACAGCAACAG tGGATCTCCTTCTTTTATCTTCAAACAACCGTTTGTGCCGATCTCCTCTCCGGTGTccccag ataACAAAAGttggacaaagaaacaaatcag TCGTCCCCTGTCCGCAGTGACTTTCAGCATCCCATTTGGGCTGGACAGTGATGTTGACATTGTCATGGGAAACCCAATAGATTCTGTCTTTCGCTCTGTCAGCACTGACAGCCTAACCACCGGCATCCCTGCAATGACATCGCCGGTGACTTCAGCAGGGATGAACTGTGTCCCGTACAGCTCTCCGGGGGACATCAGCCACCTGGTCAGCGCATCGGCCCCATCGCAGCGTTCTTCCTGGGGCCCTTATGCACACGGGGCACCTTTAGGAGAGCTGCCAACCATCGAGGAGGCGCTACAGGTGCTTCATACTCCCGGAAAAGATCGGAAGAAGGGCAGGACGCcggagaaaggagggagaggagtgtTGGCTGGAAGGGCTGAGCCCAGATTACGCCCCGAAGGTGCCCCTGCAGGTTTCTTCCTGCATTCTCCGGAAGAGGACAATCCCCAGCTGAGTAGCTCTGCTCCCTGTCGCTCTGGAGTCCTTTACCGGCCTGTTGGAGGAGAAGTGGGTGATTCGGAAAGGCAaggaaggggagagaggagggagagatcGGGGCGGAGCTCTGAGATGTCACGTGACGATGACTCTGTTCTACGAGATGGTAGCGTGGATTCCTCTGAACTATCGGACGATGTGCCAAGAAACGCCCCCGGTAATATTCGACCCAATAATGGTCGCCAAGGCAACCACAGCACCAGCAATAGTCCAAGAATGACGAGCTTTGCTGAGCGACGGGACAACAGACGAAGACATCCCGCCGCTCCTGGAGAGGAGTCGGCCACCGCTCCGACCCCAACGACCCCAGGAACTCCACATACACCATCCACCCCAGCGGGGGCACCTGGCCACCAGGATAGCCCTGGTCCCCGAGGCCCTGAACCCAGCCCCGAGGCCTGGGAGCTGGGAGCTCGATTGGAGGAGAAACGCAAAAGCATTGAGGCCCAAAAAAGACGCATTGAAGCAATCTTtgcaaaacacagacaaaggcTGGGAAAAACTGCTTTCCTTCAATTGAAAAGAGAgcaaggagagggaggaggggaaggcGACGTGGAAGATAATCTCACCCTGGAGGAACGCCTCACCCGCATGGAGGAGCAACTgaaacaggaggaagagaaggaaaagcaggaaaaagaaaaaggggacgATAAGGACAAAGAGAAGCTTCCTGTTTCAAATCCTCCTCGGTTGGAGAAACAGgtcacattttctgttgaaaGTAAGAAAggtgcagagaaagagaaagcaggTGAAGGTGTCCTCGTGGAGTATAATGAAGTTGTCCAGAAACTGAGTGAAGCTTTGCAGTCGCTCCAGAAGGACATGCAGAAACTtacagagcagcaacagcagctcatGAGCAGCCAAAGACCCAGAAATACACCCAAAAGCACTCCAAAATCAACACTTAGAAGTAACATCAAAACACCACCCAGAACCCCTCCCCACACTCCGACAAAGACGCCTCCAAGAACCCCAACAAAGACTCCGACCAAGAACAACAGCAAAGCTTGGGTGATCCCTTCCAGCTCCAATGCGCCCTCCGCCTCCTCTCCATCACGACGTTCTCACGCTCTTTCGCTGTCCACCTCCCCAAAAACTgtcatctcctcttcctgcccTGCTCCTCGCACCAAGATTCACTCATCCTCCACACCTCGCAGCCCCAAACACCACCCACGCCCCCCAAATCATCACCCCCACCCACGGCCATCGGAACTCAAGTTCCCTCCTCTCACTCGGGTCTTGACAGTGACCCAGACCGTGGACACACTCCCCCACTTGCGTCGCGTCTCCCCAAGCAAGTGTCAAGTTCAGACCTCCTCTTCATTTCGTATTGGCGGACCCCAGACTCCTCAGGAATCTCCTCAGCCTGCCCAGCAACAGCAGGCTGACGAGAACACATCAGAAACAGGCTCCAGTGAGACACCCACCCAGTTCagcctggagctggagctggaggacacGGAGgccggaggaggagggatgcCGGTCTTGTCGCAGCCCAGACAAGATCGCCCAGGGGCTGCTGGTGGCAGTAGCTCCGGCGCTCCTTCTGAGTGCTCATTTGAGAGCGAAACTTTGTCCCTTTCTGCCGCATACAGCGCTGTAAGTGGAGCAGCGAGAGGCGGCAGGGCAGAGAAACACTGCAGCCTCATTGAGGTGTCGCTATCATCTCTTGGGGGGCCAGAAGGAGGCAGTGATGAACCGACAGACGAAGGGCAGGAGTTTTCCTCTGACTCCATGAGTGATAACACAGAATCTGCTGGTGAACCTGCGAGAGGTCTTGTCACGGATCCCTTCGATCCTTTAGAGCAGCTGAATCTGGCTACAGAAGCCCCAGATTTGCCAGAAGAACACGCTGAGCCCAAAGAACAACCAGGACAGACAGGAACTTTGGAACCAAGCGGGGAACAGAATGAGCTGGAAACCAGAGGAGGAATAGGATTCTTCTTTAAG GAAGAGATTCATAGTGAGGGGGATATGGCCCAGCGTCGAGCCCTCCTGTTGGAGAGACAGcagaagagagcagaggagctgaagaggaggCGGCAGTGGCATGAGCAAGAAAGGGAAAACAG ATTTCCACCTTCAGAAAAAAGGGCAGCTTCTCCGTCCAATACACCTCCTGCAGGCACCACCTCCCCATCGCCCACGCCTCCTGCGACTCCAGCCCGTCGGGGGGATTTTACGCGAGGGGAGTATGCGCGGAGGCAACAGCTCAGGATTATGGACGACTTTGACAAAGTGCTGCGGCAGAAAACTTCCAATCAAGGTCGATCATCGGCTAAGAAAAGCCGCTCTCGGCCTCGCAGCATGACCAGGGAGGAAACGCAGCTGAGTCCGGCCAAAGGAGCAACTG GCTCTAAATTGACCAAAGTCTACTCCCACTCCTCCCTCAACTTGGCAGCAACAGATGAGCCAGGAAATCCTAATAAGAAACCTAACAG CAGCCGTCCAAATTCGCCAGCAGGATGTGCAACGCCAAGTCGACTGGCCAATCAGAACGGAGACAAGGATTGGGAGAGCGGCTCCAACGGGACCTCACCCGCCCCAGAATACACAG GTCTGAAGCTCTTCAAAGAACCGAGTTTCAAGTCCAACAAATTCATCATTCATAACGCGCTCTCCCGCTGCTGTCTGGCTGGAAAGGTCAACGAGTCTCAGAAAAAGAAGATAGTCGAG GAGATGGAGAAGTCTCCGGCCAAccacttcctcatcctcttccgCGATTCCAGCTGCCAGTTCAGAGGTGTTTACACCATGAACCCCGACTCCCAGGAGCTCGTACGATTGGTCGGCATAGGTCCCCGGACAATTAGCTCCACCCAGGTGGAGTCCATCTACAAGTACAGTTCAGACAGGAAGCAGTTTAGCACCATCCCCTCTAAAACCATGGGCATGAGCGTGGACGCCTTCACCATCCCCGGCCATCTTTGGcaaggaggagcagcagcagcagcaggaggaggagggagcaggagagcaaGCGTTACTAAGAAGGCGGTTATTTCCAAGTGA
- the soul5l gene encoding uncharacterized protein soul5l: MAFTSVLAILALAVSTEGSVGPSTNNSFCTESKECLEYQLVCKTDEYEVRHYSPTRWVSTDAEAYFMGVGAAMAFRRLFQYITGANDAGIQMEMTAPVLVKIPEETKMWEPAIYTLNFPLPAAYQEKPPAPTNDKLYFTEMPEMDVYVRSYGGWMLSVTSRLHAHLLTKELERVRASYNRSYHYGVGYDSPLKLLNRHNEVWYVAEGDPVCTDPQQPTPAHTPRPTLTASPTESLSDPPPHTLSDSPALTPSNSSSYTASNSSQMPSDSPSVPPSNPPPSPSSHAPTEVAYSHTPTSAQILLDPTTNSSDPASVSPSLGPQPDALPWNSTAHSSVDTEADSNPVVEPDDAH; the protein is encoded by the exons AT GGCTTTCACCTCCGTCTTGGCGATTTTGGCCCTTGCGGTCTCGACTGAAGGAAGCGTTGG ACCGAGTACGAACAACAGCTTTTGCACAGAGTCAAAGGAATGTCTGGAATATCAGCTAGTCTGTAAAACCGATGAGTACGAG gtgcgACACTACAGCCCCACTCGCTGGGTGTCTACAGATGCTGAAGCCTATTTCATGGGAGTGGGTGCAGCCATGGCCTTCAGGAGACTGTTCCAGTACATCACCGGAGCCAACGATGCAG gcATCCAGATGGAGATGACGGCCCCAGTGCTGGTAAAAATCCCAGAGGAGACTAAGATGTGGGAGCCTGCTATCTACACGTTAAACTTCCCGCTGCCGGCAGCCTATCAGGAGAAACCCCCTGCACCCACCAACGATAAG CTGTACTTCACCGAGATGCCAGAGATGGACGTGTACGTGAGGAGCTACGGAGGCTGGATGCTGTCGGTGACCTCCAGGCTTCACGCCCACCTGCTGACTAAAGAGCTGGAGAGAGTCCGCGCCTCCTACAACCGCAGCTACCACTACGGCGTCGGCTATGACAG TCCCCTGAAGCTTCTGAACAGGCACAATGAGGTGTGGTATGTGGCCGAGGGAGACCCAGTCTGCACAGATCCACAGCAGCCGAcgcctgcacacacacccaggcCGACTCTGACCGCCTCACCCACAGAATCCTTGTCCGACCCGCCTCCCCACACGCTGTCCGACTCACCCGCACTCACTCCGTCCAACTCGTCCTCCTACACGGCATCCAACTCTTCACAAATGCCGTCCGACAGCCCCTCCGTGCCCCCGTCCAACCCTCCTCCCAGCCCTTCATCCCACGCGCCCACCGAGGTCGCGTACAGCCACACTCCCACCTCCGCCCAGATCCTGCTGGACCCCACAACCAACTCCTCCGACCCCGCCTCTGTGAGCCCGTCCCTGGGGCCCCAGCCTGACGCCTTGCCATGGAACAGCACAGCCCACAGCTCTGTGGACACAGAGGCTGACAGTAACCCCGTGGTGGAGCCAGACGACGCTCACTAA